ccaaccaaatcatgagaaaacaaaaatataattacttgacacattggaaagaatttacaaaaaaaactgtgcaaactggaatgctatttggcactaaacagagagtacacagtggcagaatacctgaccactgttactgacccaaaattaaggaaatctttgactatgtacagactcagtgagcatagccttgctattgagagagggcgccgtaggcagacctggctctgaagagaagacagactatgtgcacactgcccacaaaatgaggtggaaactgagctgcacttcctgacctgccaaatgtatgacaattTTAGAGACACatgtttccctcagattacacagacccacaaaaaaattgaaaaacaaatgcaattttgataaactcccatatctattgcatgaaataccacagtgagccatcacagcagcaagatttgtgaactgttgccacaagaaaagggcaaccagtgaagaacaaacactattgtaaatacaacctatatttatgtgtaTTCATTTTCCATTTTGCACATAATTACaatactgtacagtcgtggccaaaagttgagaatgacacaaatattaattttcacaaggtctgctgcctcagtttgtatgatggcaatttgcatatactccagaatgttatgaagagtgatcagatgaattgcaattaattgcaaagtccctctttgccatgcaaatgaactgaatcccccaaaaacatttccactgcatttcagccctgccacaaaaaggaccagctgacatcatctCAGTGATTCTCTGGTTAACAcaagtgtgagtgttgacgaggacaaggctggagatcactctgtcatgctgattgagttcgaataacagactggaagtttcaaaaggagggtggtgcttggaatcattgttcttcctctgtcaaacatggttacctgcaaggaaacacttgccgtcatcattgctttgcacaaaaagggcttcacaggcaaggatattgctgccagtaagattgcacctaaatcaaccatttatcggatcatcaagaacttcaaggagagcggttcaattgttgtgaagaaggcttcagggcgcccaagaaagtccagcaagcgccaggaccgtctcctaaagttgattcagctgcgggattggggcaccatcagtacagaacttgctcaggaatggcagcaggcaggtgtgagtgcatctgcatgcacagtgaggcgaagacttttggaggatggcctggtgtcaagaagggcagcaaagaagccacttctctcctggaaaaacatcagggacagactgatattctgcaaaaagtacagggattggactgctgaggactggggtaaaatcattttctctgatgaatcccttttccgattgtttggggcatccggaaaaaagcttgtccggagaagacaaggtgagtgcctccatcagtcctgtgtcatgccaacagtaaagcattatgagaccattcatgtgtggggttgcttctcagccaagggagtgggctcactcacaattttgcctaagaacacagtcatgaataaagaatggtaccaacacatcctccaagagcaacttctcccaaccatccaggaacagtttggtgacgaacaatgccttttccagcatgatggagcaccttgccataaggcaaaagtgataactaagtggctcggggaacaaaacatcgatattttgggtccatggccaggaaactccccagaccttaatcccattgagaacttgtggtcaatcctcaagaggcgggtggacaaacaaaaacccacaaattctgacaaactccaagcattgattatgcaagaatgggctgccatcagtcaggatgtggcccagaagttaattgacagcatgccagggcggattgcagaggtcttgaaaaagggtcaaaactgcaaatattgactctttgcatcaacctcatgtaattgtcaataaaagcctttgacacttgtgaaatgcttgtaatgatacttcagtattccatagtaacatctgacaaaaatatctaaagacactgaggcagcagactttgtgaaaatttatatttgtgtcattctcaagacttttggccacgactgtatatagacataatatgacatttgaaatgtctttattctgttGGAACTTTtgcgagtgtaatgtttactgtacatttttgattgtttatttccctaCAGGGATGTCTAAGTCTACACCCAGAATAGTGGATGCTCTCTTTGTAATCTATTTCCCCTTACCTGATAGGATGAAGCAGAAGGAGGCGGGCTTGAGGAAGAAGGGCACTCCTTTACTGAGGGACATGGTGATACAGATAGCTCCCATCAccatcatagacagagctatcaTTGCTAGGATAGCAGCCGCTATGTTcaggtctgggagagagaggcaggggagaaggggaggtgaAAGAGAccgaatgagaggaggaggagagagggatggagaggaagtgAATAGAGGGAGAAGTGGTTCGAGAAAGAGTGAAGAGGtgttggagaggaagaggggagaatgAGGGAGGGGGGGCAGAGTTACACCTCAGTGAGTATTGTGCATCTGAGAGTGACGCCACAGGGGATAAATACAGtactgtgagaaagagagagaggggagaaagagagggagagaggaagagggagagaaggaggaggaggcggaggcgAGACTTAAGATGCTGACTTACTCTTGTGGGTCGTCTTCTTAAATATGACTGCGTTGTCTCCATTGGTGAAGAATTTGAAGTAAGTGCAGTTGGATtctgagaagagaaacagagagggaacatcacacacacagtatattgcTGGTCCCTGTGCATCCATCCCCTCTGTCCTCCTAGGCATGAAGGGACACATTTTTATTGTTGTGAGCGGGAGCACCATGAAAAAACACTGCTCACTGCTCTAGCACAGTCCCACATCCAGCGCACATCCACAGCACATATGGTGCcacgagagaggtgagagagaggggggatggaagagggagaaggacagaTATAAAGAGGGgcaggggaggggaaggagagaaagcaAGACATttgtagaggaagagagagaaggagagagcgagagagcgcagagagcatgagaaagagggggaaggagagataggGAGTGATAGAGTGGGCAGATGGAGGGAGGTGTGAGaacaaagagaaagagggagacagatggagagggaggtgaaCGAGATgaaagaaggaaaagagaggatCACAGGGGCTTGGTTAATACTGCATTAGATAGacactcttcctctctgtcttgatatatatatatattctctcgtctctgctgctgtccttctctctccctgtcttttatatatatatattctcttatcctctgctgctctctctctgtctttatataATATATTCTCTCGTCCtctgctgctcttcctctcccctgtctttATATATATTCTCTCGTCCTGTCTGCtgctcgtcctctctctcctgcttttatatatatatatattctcttatcctctgctgctctctctgtctttatatatatatattctctcgtcctctgctgctcttcctctccctgtcttaTTTATAAATTCTCTTACCCTGCTGTCTTCTctgtctttatatatatatatattctctttcctctgctgctctctctctgtctttatatatatatatattctctcgtCCTCTgcgctgctcttctctctccctgtctttatattatatactattctctctcctctgcttgcctcttcctctcctgtcttatatatatatattctctcgtcctctgctgctcttcctctccctgtctttaTAATATTCTCTTGTCCTCTGCCCTGCTCTTCCTCGATCCCCCTGTTCTAGTAGTCACCCCTGCATACTCTGTGTGGTCAGAGACGGCAGAGggacccacaaacacacacacacggttagttTTACTATCCATGTGGAGACCAAACaactgattcccattcaaaatcctattttccctaaccccaaaccttaacccaaaccctaaccctaaaccttagcCTAAAATAGAATGTTTCCCTTGTTTGACTCATGGTCaccacaagtatagtaaaaccaaacacacacaagtacaaACACATACAGCAGACTCTCCTATCAACCTTAATGCTATTCTGTCTGCCAACAACTGGTGCGTTACAGGAAACCTGTATATTATGACCACAGATTATTAGTCAGATCTACCTCCTCAAGCCTCTCGCACCTGTCTACCTGCCTTCCTGTCCACCGGTCCCACCTGTCCTTCTGCCCTCCTGTCCACTAGTCCACCTCTGAGTGGCTTAGTCAGTTAGTCAGAGGTTATGGTAATGTACAGTAGCAGTGAGTGATGTATGATGTATTAGTTGGTCTGGGCACTGACATACAGTGACAGGAGAATGACTGTGATGTTGTTTCCCAGGGACAGGTGCCAGGGGCATGTAAACATGAATGTGAAATAGAGAAGCACAGATGGAGAAACAGTGTTTTTCTCCAAACATGagaagtccacacacacacacacacacagcagagcctgTCTGTCAGGCGCTGTGGGCCAACAAGTGTTTTGACGCAAGGAGACGAGGAAGTGTCAGAATAGATACGACTCTACTCCAACACACAGACCGCATCGTAAACACAGATGTTTATCTGATAGACAAGACACACAAGGTGAGTCAGACATAGATGTTTATCGACTAGACATCCAAGGTGAATCAGCCTCTAAAATACCGGAGGCTGATAAACAATGCACCAGATGGATATAGCGTGAATCCACATTGTAATAGAAATGAACATTCATAGGATTCATCCATCCTAATAAAACAAGCTAAATCAAGACTGCAAAATGAAATacaacattttatatttatacaatgtaaaatatgtatacatcCTATTCAAAAACAATACATACATCATTGCTAGTGTATCAAAGCCAACCACTGCTAGCCTGGCTGAATATCAGACTATTCTGGCAGGTAAAGCAGGAATACAGAAGATGACTACCTCATCCTACCGTAGGCCCTGTCTGGCCCCCTCTGTGGACAAGTGCTTTAATACCTGCATTCATCCACCACTGGACGATCCCTACAGACAGAAACGGGTCATTCCACAGATAAGAGACTTACATGGGGGAACGTAACAGTACAGGATGGAGGAAGTTGCTGAAAATCATAATTAATTAGCTTTTTTTCCTGAAATTTAAagaataaaatgtttaatataaTGAGGTATCCtgcaatcaaaatatatttctgaCTGATCATTCAATAAATTAACATTCTAAAACTGAAagaaatttaaattaaataataatcCATTGAAGTATTCCAAAAGACGAAGCTCCATCATGCAGTAAAAGGGAAGCATCTGTCTTATATAAACACACTGAAAGGGTTGGATGTTTACAAGGATACTGGAaacatccttttctgactcacCAACGATAATAAAAATCTGATGCCTATAGCTAGATAACTAACAGACAGACCAGTAGCCACATTCAGATTTGTCAAATTCARACTGGCTCCATTTCAAAGCAGTATTCCTTTAAGGACTCAATTTGCACATTATCTGTAGGATGACCCAGATAAACACCCAGCAAAGCTGGCATACACGCCTCCTATTCACACACGTTTGCataagcacacgcacacacacacaaacacacaagtgcatgcacacgcatacatacaatatacacatgcatacacacacccacatattGAYGCTGCATTGATGCAAATTCCTGGGAGACATCCAACACACTGCTTCCATCTATCCTATGTTTACAGATCATTgctgaggaaggggaggaagccctaactaacacacacagcactgcagTGCAATCAGGGGTCGGTCATGAAATCGGTGCCCCAGTTGACTACATCTTTAACTCCATTTCTGCGGTTGTGATTTGAGGGAGTCCAGCTACGACCGGAAGAggcttttcgtagcaggttaggagaacattttagctaaccttaacccttttcctaaccttaacctaagtctcctaacctgccacattaaCTATCCTAAACTGCTGCgcaaattctcctaacctgctccgAAAAAATCCCTTCCGGTCATAGCTTTACTCCCTCTAGTCAGAACCCATTTTTACAGTGTTGTCATCAAAATGAGACCCTAAGGATATTACCTAGCCGGTCCCTCAAATCAACTCATGGCCTGCCCTaatgcaacagacagacagactcctcACCTCCGGGCAGGTCGGCGGGGCCGCAGCTCTCTCTCTCGGGGTCGATGTCGTCCACCCACAGGGTGCGGGTACACCCCTTCCACAGGCCGTAGTGGGCTGTCTGACACGTCTGGTTGTTACTCCAGGTCTTGGGTGTGGCCAGCTCCACCCAGAACTCTGTCCCCACCCCCAGCACTGTCAGGGTCACRCCCACAATGGCCACAAAGAACGCCAGCTTGATCTTCCCCTCCTGGCTGTCACTCATCCTAGGGGTCCGCCTYGTASCACGCCCMMCTCCCTTCMCCCCTGCCAKGCCGGCCAKGCCCCCATGGGGCCCTGCTCCTACCACCCCCATACGGCCATCCTCCTCCGGCTGGACAATGTAGTTGGCCCACATGGTGACCTCTACCAGAGGCCGAGAGGccggatggagagaggaagggagggaaagagggaagaggacgggaaagagggtgaagagagagaagcagggaaaTAATTGAAGGGAGGTGAACCCCAAAAAGAAGAAAGGAAGGTTGAAGACAGGAGGAAGGTAGAGACACAGATAACAGCAGTTCAGAGGTGGATGTGGGGATGAAGAATGGAGAACGTAGAGAacgggaggaggaaaggggagagagagagatgaatggttCAGTATGGGAGTAGAAAAGATGGGAGAaagggagtgatggagagaatgatggaggaggagaggacagggtgacGAGGAAGGATGGCGTCTAATTTTACTGGAACACCTCCTGAATAAAAACaaggacagaagaaaaaaaacagttaaCAACGACAACACCCTCTTTGTCCCCATCCATAACAAGAGAGAAGATGACTCCCTAAAAAGGGGGATCAAGTTCAGGTGGGAAAAAACACTTGACTGGGCCAACACTGATCTCTCTGTGGATAAAACTTCCAGTCTGCCAGGAGTAGAGATCCTTTGTTGCTGCCCTATGCAGCAGAGTACAAGCCAcatacagcaggtagcctagtggttagagcgttgggacagtaactgtAAAGGTCGCTAGTTTGGATCCCTGCAGtgacaaggtgaaaaaaaatatgttaatGTAGCTTTGAGCAAGGCAATATCCCAACTCCCCTGTTAATGTGCCTTAACAATGGCTGGCTGTGATCCCA
This region of Salvelinus sp. IW2-2015 linkage group LG6.1, ASM291031v2, whole genome shotgun sequence genomic DNA includes:
- the cacng6b gene encoding voltage-dependent calcium channel gamma-6 subunit, with product MWANYIVQPEEDGRMGVVGAGPHGGXAGXAGXKGXGRXTRRTPRMSDSQEGKIKLAFFVAIVGVTLTVLGVGTEFWVELATPKTWSNNQTCQTAHYGLWKGCTRTLWVDDIDPERESCGPADLPGESNCTYFKFFTNGDNAVIFKKTTHKNLNIAAAILAMIALSMMVMGAICITMSLSKGVPFFLKPASFCFILSGLLVLLSILVFHQSVLALLSSDHSIPLHHELSWSVACVGFAGAILIMGGILFLILSLPYSPWEKCLPQRNSSTT